The region GCTGCTCGTCGGTCTCGGCGTGACCGAGCTCTCGGTGGATCCGGTGTCGGTGCCGGGCATCAAGGCGCGAGTGCGCAACCTCGATTATCAGTTGTGCCGTCAACGCGCCCAGGATGCCCTGGCGCTCGAATCGGCGCAGGCGGTAAGAGCAGTGAGCCGCGAAACCTGGCCATTGGACTGAACCCTGCACAGTCCGCAACCAGCTTCGCATAGTCAGGACGTAGAGCGACAAAACTTAACGACGACAGTCGACAACGAGACATGGATTGGAGGTGTCAATGGATGGGAATCCGTTTCTGAAGATTCAGCGCCTGGGCCGGGCGCTGATGCTGCCGATTGCAGTGCTGCCGGTTGCCGGCCTGCTGCTGCGATTGGGCCAACCCGATGTGTTCAACATCAAGATGATCGCCGACGCCGGCGGCGCGATCTTCGACAACCTGCCGTTGCTGTTCGCAATCGGCGTGGCGGTCGGCTTCGCGAAAGACAACAACGGCGTAGCAGGTCTCGCGGGTGCGATCGGTTATCTGATCGAAGTCGCGGTGATGAAGGACATCAACGACAAGCTCAACATGGGCGTGTTGTCCGGGATCGTGGCGGGTATCGTCGCGGGCCTGCTGTACAACAGGTACAAAGACATCAAGCTGCCCGACTACCTCGCATTCTTCGGAGGGAAACGCTTCGTGCCGATTGTCACCGGCGTGGTCTGTCTGGCGATAGGCATTGTGTTCGGTTACGTATGGCAGCCGGTGCAAGGCGTGATCGACACGGCCGGCCATTGGCTGACGACCGCGGGTGCGCTCGGCGCGTTCGTGTTCGGTGTGCTGAACCGCTTGCTGCTCGTCACGGGTCTGCATCACATCCTCAATTCGCTGACGTGGTTCGTGTTTGGCACCTTCACGCCCCCGGGCGGCGTCGCGGTGACGGGCGACCTGCATCGCTTCTTCGCAGGCGACCCGACTGCGGGCACATTCATGACGGGCTTTTTCCCGATCATGATGTTTGGCTTGCCAGCCGCATGTCTCGCGATGTACCACGAGGCACCGAAAGAGCGCCGCGCGATGGTGTTTGGCCTGCTGGCGTCGATGGCGCTCACCTCGTTCCTGACGGGCGTGACCGAGCCGATCGAATTCAGCTTCATGTTTCTTGCGCCGGTGCTGTACGCGATCCACGCGGTGCTGACGGGCTTGTCGCTGGCAATCTGTTCGGCGCTCGGGATTCATCTCGGCTTCACCTTCTCGGCTGGCTTTATCGACTACGTGCTGAACTACGGCCTGTCGACCAAGGGCTGGTGGGCGATTCCCCTCGGACTCGTGTACTCGGTGGTGTACTACGGCCTGTTCCGCCTCTTCATCCGCAAGTTCAACATGGCGACGCCGGGCCGCGAACCCGCCGCCGAAGACGAACAGATCGAGTCGTTCACGGCTGGCGGTTTTGTTTCGCCGGTGGCGGGTGCCGCCATGCCGCGCGCGCAGCGTTATATTGCTGCGCTGGGTGGCGCGTCGAACCTGTCGGTGGTGGATGCGTGCACGACGCGCCTGCGTCTGTCGGTGGTCGATGCCAACAAGGTTTCGGAAGGCGAACTGAAGACGATCGGCGCGCGTGGCGTGCTCAAGCGCGGCTCGACCAACGTGCAGGTGATCATCGGGCCGGAAGCGGACATCATCGCCGACGAAATCCGCACGGTGATCGCACAAGGCGGTGGCGATGCTGTGAAGCCGGTGGCTGCGGCTGCTGTCGCTGCGGCTCCTGTGGCGGCTGCAAGCGGTGCTCAGAGCGGTCCGCTCGACCCGGATCCGCTGCATTGGCTCGCCGTGTTCGGCGGCGCGGGCAACGTCGTGTCGCTGGACGCTGTGGCGGCAACGCGTCTGCGGATCGTGGTTCGCGATCCGTCGGCGGTCGATCGTCAATGTCTGGCTACGCTCGATACGGCGTGGGTCTCGGCGGATACGTTCCATATCGTAGTTGGCGACGCGGCCAAGCGCTACGCCGCGCAACTGGCCACGCGTCTGTCGACCGATACCGGTGCCGGAACGGAGCCGCAGCCCGCGTAGTGCAACGTTAAGGAGCGGCCAGCGCCGCTCCATTGCCGCGCTTATCTTCCGATGACGCGGTAAACGCAAAAGCGGCACCTTGATTCAAGGTGCCGCTTTTGCGTTTACCGGCTTGGACCTAACGGCGCGCGGCCGGCAACGGATGCATCAACGCGTCTTCTGCTTGCCCGCTTCTAAAGGCCGGCGCGATTCCAGCCACATCACGTTAATGATGCCGAACGCCAAAGCCACGCCAATGCCGAGAAGCCAACTGAAATACCACATCACAAACTCCTGTTAATCGTATTCCTGATCAATACATCGAATGATGATTTTCTTCGAGTGCCGCGGCGGTCACCTTGCCTCGCATCACGCGATACACCCAGCTCGTGTAGATCAGGATGATCGGCAGGAAGATGATCACGGCGATCAGCATGATCTGCAGCGTCATGCGGCTCGAGGTCGAATCCCACACGGTGAGACTGCTGCGGCCGTCGAGCGAGGAGGGCATGATGAACGGGAACATCGAGAAGCCCGCCGTCAGAATCACGCCGATGACCATCAGCGAGGTCGACAGGAAGGCGCTCTTTTCAAAGCGCGAGCGCGCCAGCAACAAGGCGAGTACGCCGCCGACGAGGCCGGCCGCCGGCGCGCTCACCATCCACGGATAGTTCGCGTAGTTGGTGAGCCAAAGACCGGGTGCGCCGATCACGTTCTTCAGCAACGGATTGGCAACCGTGTCGAGCGGCGCGGCGTCGACGATCTGGTAGCCGCCGATCATCGTGGCGATCAGTGCGCCGGCAAGCAGGAACAGCACCACGGTGGCGAACGAAGCAATCCGCAGCGCCAGCGAAGCACGCTCGGCGACGATGTCGTCCGCTTTCATCTTCACGAAGGCTGCGCCGTGCGCGGCCAGCATCGACACGCTAACCAGCCCGCACAGCACGGCGAACGGGTTGAGCAGCGCGAAGAAACTGCCGTGATATGTGACGCGCAGATCGGTGTCGAACGAGAACGGCACGCCTTGCAGCAGGTTGCCGAACGCCACGCCGAACACCAGCGCCGGTACGAAGCCACCGACAAACAGCGCCCAATCCCACGCGTTGCGCCAGCGCGGGTCTTCACGTTTGCTGCGGTAGTCGAAGCCGACTGGCCGGAAGAACAGTGAGAACAGCACCAGCAGCATCGCGAAGTAGAAGCCGGAGAACGATGCGGCGTACACCAGCGGCCACGCGGCGAACATCGCGCCGCCCGCTGTGATGAGCCACACCTGATTGCCTTCCCACGTCGCGCCGACCGTGTTCACGACGATGCGCCGCTCCGCGTCGGTCCTTGCGATGAACGGCAGCAGAATCGCCGCGCCCATGTCGAAGCCGTCGGTGAGCGCGAAGCCGATCAGCAGCACGCCGATCAACACCCACCAGATCAGTTTGAGGGTTGCGTAATCCATGATGAACTTTCCCTTGGAACAGAGTGGCGGCGAATCATGCGACCGTGTTGGTCGGCAGCGGCTGATTCAGCGGCTGTTCGTGGTGATAGCGCCCGGTGTGCAGCGACGAAGGTCCGAGTCGCGCGTACTTGAACATCAGCATGATTTCGATGATGAACAGCACCGTGTAGAACACGACGAAGCCGGCAATGCTCAGGTAGAGATCGCCTGGCGTCAGGCTCGAGGCGGACAATGCGGTCGGCAGAATGCCGGCAATGGTCCACGGTTGACGGCCGACTTCAGCGACGATCCAGCCGAATTCGGCAGCGAGCCACGGCAACGGAATCGCCCATACGGCCCAGCGCAGGAACCAGCGGCGCTTCTCCAGCAGCAGGGAGCGCTGCGCGCAGAACCAGAACGCCAGCACGAAGGTCGCAAGGAACAGGATGCCGAGGCCAACCATCAGGCGGAACGAGAAGAACACGGGCGCCACCGGCGGAATCGTCTTCTTGGCGGCCTGCGCAATCTGATCTGGCGTGGCATCGGTGACGTTCGGGGTGAACTGCTTGAGCATCAGGCCGTAGCCGAGATCCTGCTTGTGTGCGTCGAAGGCGGCTTTGGCTTCGTCCGTGGCGTCGCCTAGCTTCAGCTTTTGCAGTGCGGCGTAGGCGAGCATGCCGTTCTTGATGCGCACTTCGTTCTGCGCCATCAGGTCTTTCAGGCCGACCACCGGTTCGTCGATCGAGCGCGTGGCGATGAGGCCGAGCGCATACGGAATGCGGATCGCATAGTCGGTGCGCTCTTCCTTCTGGTTCGGAATGCCGATGATCGTGAACGGTGCGGGTGCGGGCGCCGTTTCCCATTCGGATTCGATGGCAGCCAGCTTGACCTGCTGAACTTCGCCGGTGCGGTAGCCGGACTCGTCGCCGAGCACGATCACGCACAACGTCGACGCCAGACCGAAGCCCGCGGCAATGGCGAACGAGCGCAAGGCGAATTCGGTGTCGCGGCGCTTCAGCAGATACCACGACGACACACCGAGCACGAACATTGAAGCCGTCACATAACCGGCCGATACGGTGTGCACGAACTTTACCTGCGCGACGGGGTTGAACAGCACCGAGAAGATGCTGTCGAGTTCCATGCGCATGGTCTGATAGTTGAAGGTGGCGCCGACCGGATTGTTCATCCAGCCGTTGGCCACCAGAATCCACAGCGCCGACAGGTTCGAACCGAGTGCGACGAGGAACGTGACGATCACGTGCTGCACTCTCGAGAGCCGCTTCCATCCGAAGAAAAACAGGCCGACGAAGGTCGACTCGAGGAAGAACGCCATCAAACCTTCAACGGCCAGCGGCACGCCGAAAATGTCGCCGACATAGTGCGAGTAGTACGACCAGTTGGTGCCGAACTGGAATTCCAGCGTGAGACCGGTGGTGACGCCCATCGCAAAATTGATGCCGAACAGCTTGCCCCAGAACTGGGTCATGTCTTTGTAGATCTGCTTGCCGGTCATCACATAAACGGACTCCATGATGACGAGCAGCCAGGACAGACCGAGCGTGAGCGGCACGAACAGAAAGTGATAAAGCGCCGTGATGGCGAACTGGAGGCGCGACAGTTCTACGACTTCGCTAACGGGCATGTTGATCACCTTGGGACTGATGCGAGGCAGGCACGGACAGCAGTGCCTGCGCGACTTGTTCAGGCGGCAGCGACATATGCTCCGCCTGCGGATGGTTGAAGAACGCGTATTTGAGCACCATCAGCAGTGCGAATTTGATGGTGAGGACGATGGCAATATCGCGCGCCAGCGTCGGACCGCGCACCCAGGCGGCGAGCCGTTTGCGCAGGCTCGAGCGAGGGTTGCTATGGCGATTCAGGGCTATGGTCATGATCGGTCGAAGGCGACTTCACACCGGGTTAACCGGCTGGATCCAGGCCGTTTCAGCGGTCTGGCGAGTGCATCCCGATTCTAGAAGCAAGGACCTTGCGCGCGTTAGTTCGGCGCTGCGGCATTGGGTCGCGAACGTCACCACGCGCGGACAGTATCGCTACGAGGTTTGTGATACGTCAAGAAACGCGTGCTTGGTGGACATGTTCTTGAGTGCGTGCGCGTGTGCATGCGTGTGCGATTGAGCGCATGCATCGTCGAGCGGGCACAAAAAAGCCCTGCCTTCTTGCGAGGGCAGGGCTCTGCAGCCATACAACTGCGCGCCGGACGA is a window of Paraburkholderia phytofirmans OLGA172 DNA encoding:
- the nagE gene encoding N-acetylglucosamine-specific PTS transporter subunit IIBC, which produces MDGNPFLKIQRLGRALMLPIAVLPVAGLLLRLGQPDVFNIKMIADAGGAIFDNLPLLFAIGVAVGFAKDNNGVAGLAGAIGYLIEVAVMKDINDKLNMGVLSGIVAGIVAGLLYNRYKDIKLPDYLAFFGGKRFVPIVTGVVCLAIGIVFGYVWQPVQGVIDTAGHWLTTAGALGAFVFGVLNRLLLVTGLHHILNSLTWFVFGTFTPPGGVAVTGDLHRFFAGDPTAGTFMTGFFPIMMFGLPAACLAMYHEAPKERRAMVFGLLASMALTSFLTGVTEPIEFSFMFLAPVLYAIHAVLTGLSLAICSALGIHLGFTFSAGFIDYVLNYGLSTKGWWAIPLGLVYSVVYYGLFRLFIRKFNMATPGREPAAEDEQIESFTAGGFVSPVAGAAMPRAQRYIAALGGASNLSVVDACTTRLRLSVVDANKVSEGELKTIGARGVLKRGSTNVQVIIGPEADIIADEIRTVIAQGGGDAVKPVAAAAVAAAPVAAASGAQSGPLDPDPLHWLAVFGGAGNVVSLDAVAATRLRIVVRDPSAVDRQCLATLDTAWVSADTFHIVVGDAAKRYAAQLATRLSTDTGAGTEPQPA
- the cydX gene encoding cytochrome bd-I oxidase subunit CydX, giving the protein MWYFSWLLGIGVALAFGIINVMWLESRRPLEAGKQKTR
- the cydB gene encoding cytochrome d ubiquinol oxidase subunit II — protein: MDYATLKLIWWVLIGVLLIGFALTDGFDMGAAILLPFIARTDAERRIVVNTVGATWEGNQVWLITAGGAMFAAWPLVYAASFSGFYFAMLLVLFSLFFRPVGFDYRSKREDPRWRNAWDWALFVGGFVPALVFGVAFGNLLQGVPFSFDTDLRVTYHGSFFALLNPFAVLCGLVSVSMLAAHGAAFVKMKADDIVAERASLALRIASFATVVLFLLAGALIATMIGGYQIVDAAPLDTVANPLLKNVIGAPGLWLTNYANYPWMVSAPAAGLVGGVLALLLARSRFEKSAFLSTSLMVIGVILTAGFSMFPFIMPSSLDGRSSLTVWDSTSSRMTLQIMLIAVIIFLPIILIYTSWVYRVMRGKVTAAALEENHHSMY
- a CDS encoding cytochrome ubiquinol oxidase subunit I, which encodes MPVSEVVELSRLQFAITALYHFLFVPLTLGLSWLLVIMESVYVMTGKQIYKDMTQFWGKLFGINFAMGVTTGLTLEFQFGTNWSYYSHYVGDIFGVPLAVEGLMAFFLESTFVGLFFFGWKRLSRVQHVIVTFLVALGSNLSALWILVANGWMNNPVGATFNYQTMRMELDSIFSVLFNPVAQVKFVHTVSAGYVTASMFVLGVSSWYLLKRRDTEFALRSFAIAAGFGLASTLCVIVLGDESGYRTGEVQQVKLAAIESEWETAPAPAPFTIIGIPNQKEERTDYAIRIPYALGLIATRSIDEPVVGLKDLMAQNEVRIKNGMLAYAALQKLKLGDATDEAKAAFDAHKQDLGYGLMLKQFTPNVTDATPDQIAQAAKKTIPPVAPVFFSFRLMVGLGILFLATFVLAFWFCAQRSLLLEKRRWFLRWAVWAIPLPWLAAEFGWIVAEVGRQPWTIAGILPTALSASSLTPGDLYLSIAGFVVFYTVLFIIEIMLMFKYARLGPSSLHTGRYHHEQPLNQPLPTNTVA
- the cydP gene encoding cytochrome oxidase putative small subunit CydP codes for the protein MTIALNRHSNPRSSLRKRLAAWVRGPTLARDIAIVLTIKFALLMVLKYAFFNHPQAEHMSLPPEQVAQALLSVPASHQSQGDQHAR